One Bacillus amyloliquefaciens DSM 7 = ATCC 23350 DNA window includes the following coding sequences:
- a CDS encoding amino acid permease: MNTNQKENQLQRTMKSRHLFMISLGGVIGTGFFLSTGFTINQAGPLGAVLSYLVGGFIMFLTMLCLGELAVALPVSGSFQTYATKFISPAFGFAFGWLYWLGWAVTCAIEFLSAGQLMLRWFPHVPVWVWCLVFVGLMFLLNAITTKAFAESEFWFSGIKILVILLFIILGGAAMFGLIDMKHGEPAPFFSHFYEDGLFPNGIRAMLVTMITVNFAFQGTELIGVAAGESENPEKTIPRSIRQTVWRTLVFFVLSIIVIAGMIPWKQAGVVESPFVVVFEQIGIPYAADIMNFVILIALLSVANSGLFASTRILYAMANEGQAFKALGRTNKRGVPMNALIVTLAVACLSLLSKVAAPAAVYMFLLSLAGLSAQVGWIAISLSQLMFRRKYIREGGKVEDLKFKTPLYPVLPIIGLTLNTVVLISLAFDSEQRLALYCGIPFMVVCVIVYHLYVKKHKQSEKQIEL, encoded by the coding sequence GTGAATACAAATCAAAAAGAGAATCAGCTTCAGCGCACGATGAAATCGCGCCATTTGTTTATGATTTCATTGGGCGGAGTGATCGGCACCGGGTTTTTCCTGAGTACCGGATTTACAATCAACCAGGCGGGACCGCTGGGTGCGGTTCTGTCTTATCTGGTCGGCGGTTTTATTATGTTTTTGACAATGCTCTGCTTAGGCGAGCTTGCGGTTGCCCTTCCCGTATCGGGGTCGTTTCAGACGTACGCAACCAAATTTATCAGCCCCGCTTTCGGTTTCGCATTCGGCTGGCTGTACTGGCTCGGCTGGGCGGTGACATGCGCCATTGAATTTTTATCTGCGGGCCAATTGATGCTCCGCTGGTTTCCGCATGTTCCCGTGTGGGTGTGGTGCCTCGTGTTTGTCGGGCTGATGTTTCTTTTGAACGCCATTACGACAAAAGCGTTCGCTGAATCGGAATTTTGGTTTTCCGGCATTAAAATTTTAGTCATTCTGCTGTTTATTATTTTGGGCGGCGCCGCCATGTTCGGCCTGATTGATATGAAGCACGGCGAGCCGGCTCCTTTCTTCTCTCATTTTTATGAGGATGGATTGTTTCCGAACGGCATTAGAGCTATGCTTGTTACGATGATTACCGTCAACTTCGCGTTCCAGGGAACGGAGCTGATCGGGGTTGCCGCGGGAGAAAGTGAAAATCCCGAGAAAACGATTCCGCGCTCTATCCGGCAGACGGTATGGAGAACGCTTGTCTTTTTCGTTCTTTCCATCATTGTCATTGCCGGCATGATTCCGTGGAAGCAGGCGGGAGTGGTCGAAAGCCCGTTTGTCGTGGTGTTCGAACAAATCGGTATCCCGTATGCCGCTGATATCATGAACTTTGTTATTTTAATTGCGCTGCTGTCAGTGGCCAACTCAGGCCTGTTTGCATCAACGCGTATCCTATATGCCATGGCGAACGAAGGGCAAGCCTTTAAAGCGCTCGGCAGAACAAACAAACGCGGCGTGCCGATGAATGCGCTGATCGTGACGCTGGCCGTCGCCTGCCTGTCGCTGCTGTCTAAAGTCGCAGCGCCGGCAGCCGTTTATATGTTTCTCTTATCATTGGCCGGATTAAGCGCGCAGGTCGGCTGGATTGCGATTTCTCTGTCGCAGTTGATGTTCAGACGGAAATACATCCGTGAAGGCGGAAAAGTGGAAGACCTTAAGTTTAAAACACCGCTGTACCCGGTGCTGCCTATTATCGGGCTGACGTTGAATACGGTTGTTCTGATCAGTCTCGCATTTGATTCAGAACAGCGGCTCGCCCTTTATTGCGGCATCCCGTTCATGGTAGTGTGCGTTATCGTCTATCATCTGTATGTAAAAAAGCATAAACAGTCAGAAAAACAGATAGAGCTTTAA
- a CDS encoding ornithine--oxo-acid transaminase — protein MSAFTKSQEIISQTSHYGANNYHPLPIVISEAQGVWVKDPEGNQYMDMLSAYSAVNQGHRHPKIIQALKDQADKITLTSRAFHNDQLGPFYEKTAKLTGKDMILPMNTGAEAVESAVKAARRWAYEVKGVADNQAEIIACIGNFHGRTMLAVSLSSEDEYKRGFGPMLPGIKLIPYGDAEALRRAITPNTAAFLFEPIQGEAGIVIPPEGFLQEAAAICKEENVLLIADEIQTGLGRTGKTFAIDWENIVPDMFILGKALGGGVFPISCIAANRDILGVFNPGSHGSTFGGNPLACAVSIASLEVLEEEGLAERSLQLGRYFKEELEKIDNPIIKDVRGRGLFIGVELTEAARPYCEKLKGEGLLCKETHDTVIRFAPPLMISKEDLDWAIQKITNVLQNA, from the coding sequence ATGTCAGCTTTCACAAAATCTCAAGAAATTATCAGTCAAACTTCACATTACGGCGCGAACAACTATCATCCTCTTCCGATTGTTATTTCAGAAGCGCAGGGTGTTTGGGTAAAAGACCCTGAGGGCAATCAATATATGGATATGCTGAGTGCTTATTCTGCCGTGAATCAGGGACACAGACATCCGAAGATCATTCAGGCGCTGAAGGATCAGGCGGATAAAATCACTCTGACGTCACGCGCGTTTCATAATGATCAGCTCGGCCCGTTTTATGAGAAAACAGCCAAGCTGACGGGAAAAGATATGATTCTGCCGATGAATACGGGGGCGGAAGCCGTTGAATCAGCTGTCAAAGCGGCGAGACGCTGGGCATATGAGGTCAAAGGGGTAGCCGATAATCAGGCAGAAATCATTGCGTGTATCGGCAACTTCCACGGCAGAACGATGCTTGCGGTATCTCTTTCTTCAGAAGATGAGTATAAACGAGGTTTCGGACCTATGCTTCCGGGTATAAAATTAATTCCGTACGGAGATGCAGAAGCGCTGCGCCGGGCGATTACGCCGAACACAGCCGCTTTCTTATTCGAACCGATTCAGGGAGAAGCGGGCATCGTCATTCCGCCGGAAGGATTTTTACAAGAAGCGGCCGCCATTTGTAAGGAAGAAAATGTGCTTCTGATCGCTGATGAAATACAGACGGGACTCGGCCGCACAGGGAAAACATTCGCGATTGACTGGGAGAATATCGTACCGGATATGTTCATCTTAGGAAAAGCGCTCGGCGGCGGCGTCTTCCCGATTTCATGCATCGCGGCGAACCGTGACATTCTCGGCGTGTTTAATCCGGGTTCCCACGGCTCGACATTCGGCGGAAACCCGCTCGCTTGCGCGGTATCGATCGCATCTCTTGAAGTCCTTGAGGAAGAAGGGCTGGCAGAGCGTTCGCTTCAGCTTGGCCGGTATTTTAAAGAAGAGCTTGAGAAAATCGATAACCCTATCATAAAAGACGTGCGCGGACGCGGCCTGTTTATCGGCGTTGAACTGACCGAAGCGGCCCGCCCATACTGTGAAAAGCTGAAAGGCGAAGGGCTTTTATGCAAAGAAACACATGATACCGTGATCCGGTTTGCACCGCCGTTAATGATTTCCAAGGAAGACTTGGACTGGGCGATCCAAAAGATCACAAATGTGCTTCAAAACGCGTAA
- the rocF gene encoding arginase, whose translation MNKNISVIGMPMDLGQARRGVDMGPSAIRYAHLIERLSDMGYAVEDLGDIPVNREKLKKDEELKNLNSVLSGNEQLAQKVDSVIESERFPLVLGGDHSIAIGTLTGTAKHYKQLGVIWYDAHGDLNTLETSPSGNIHGMPLAVSLGVGHDTLVNLGGYAPKIKPENVVIIGARSLDEGEREYIKETGMKVYTMHEIDRLGMTRVMEETIDYLSGCDGVHLSLDLDGLDPSDAPGVGTPVVGGISYRESHLAMEMLYDADIITSAEFVEVNPILDHKNKTGKTAVELVESLLGKKLL comes from the coding sequence ATGAATAAGAATATCTCAGTTATTGGAATGCCGATGGATTTAGGACAAGCACGACGCGGAGTGGATATGGGCCCGAGCGCCATCCGCTACGCGCATCTCATTGAACGGTTATCTGACATGGGGTATGCGGTGGAAGACCTGGGCGACATCCCCGTCAATCGTGAAAAACTCAAAAAAGATGAAGAGCTGAAAAATCTGAACTCTGTGCTCTCAGGTAACGAGCAGCTCGCCCAAAAGGTGGACAGCGTCATTGAGAGTGAGCGGTTCCCTCTCGTCCTGGGCGGCGATCACAGCATCGCGATCGGAACGCTGACAGGAACGGCCAAGCACTATAAACAGCTCGGTGTTATCTGGTACGACGCGCACGGCGACTTAAACACGCTGGAAACATCGCCGTCAGGCAATATTCACGGAATGCCGCTGGCCGTCAGCCTCGGCGTCGGCCACGACACATTGGTGAATCTGGGCGGCTATGCCCCGAAAATCAAGCCGGAGAACGTCGTCATCATCGGCGCGAGATCGCTTGATGAAGGCGAGCGTGAATACATTAAGGAAACAGGCATGAAGGTATATACGATGCATGAGATTGACCGCCTCGGCATGACGAGGGTCATGGAAGAAACCATTGACTACCTGTCAGGCTGTGACGGCGTTCATCTCAGCCTTGATCTCGACGGCCTTGATCCGAGTGACGCGCCCGGCGTAGGGACGCCTGTCGTCGGCGGCATCAGCTACCGTGAAAGCCATTTGGCAATGGAAATGCTGTATGATGCCGACATTATCACCTCAGCTGAATTTGTTGAAGTCAATCCGATCCTCGATCACAAAAACAAAACCGGCAAAACAGCGGTTGAGCTGGTGGAGTCCTTGTTAGGAAAAAAACTATTATAA
- a CDS encoding aspartate phosphatase, with translation MAEVMAHETVAKKISDWYEEIKKHKTESAKALREQLLTDLQNMTQNQTVLLYFNLIDSRYKLLMEEYEKTDGILKTIQLNADKEKTDQMIQYYYYFFSGMHEFYRKRFMNAINFYRIAESRLRHIPNEIERAEFNYQVAIAYYEIRQNYFAMNHAERALEIYKANEMYAVREAQCLMVIGCNRMDLFHYQKAEELLQTAIHQAAKAGDPHIEALAHFNAGICYERQEKLEEARVEFETALDKKEHLQSAYSVRSLYMLARVLLKQEQADEGRFWLHKALNAADEKNEPVYTQKLRILQHVFIDHSEEALESAFAELKKKELWSDVSDLSYQAAAHFKKQENYKLAAKYFQESIDANDQILRLTEGIRNENM, from the coding sequence ATGGCTGAGGTGATGGCCCACGAAACTGTTGCGAAAAAAATCAGTGACTGGTACGAGGAAATCAAAAAGCACAAAACCGAATCGGCTAAGGCGTTAAGAGAACAGCTGCTTACAGATCTGCAAAATATGACACAAAATCAAACGGTGCTCCTTTATTTTAATTTAATTGATTCCCGCTATAAGCTTTTGATGGAAGAGTATGAGAAAACAGACGGCATTTTAAAAACGATTCAGCTGAACGCCGATAAAGAAAAAACAGACCAGATGATTCAATACTATTATTATTTCTTTTCCGGAATGCACGAGTTTTACCGGAAACGATTCATGAACGCCATTAATTTTTACCGGATCGCTGAAAGCAGGCTCCGGCACATACCGAATGAGATTGAAAGAGCCGAGTTTAATTACCAAGTGGCGATTGCCTACTATGAAATCCGCCAAAACTACTTTGCGATGAATCATGCGGAAAGAGCGTTAGAGATCTACAAAGCCAACGAAATGTACGCGGTCAGAGAAGCACAGTGTTTAATGGTGATCGGCTGTAACAGAATGGACTTGTTTCACTATCAGAAAGCCGAAGAGCTCCTGCAGACGGCAATTCATCAAGCCGCCAAAGCAGGCGATCCGCACATTGAGGCGCTGGCCCATTTTAACGCGGGCATTTGTTATGAGAGACAGGAGAAATTGGAGGAGGCGCGAGTCGAGTTTGAAACGGCTCTCGATAAAAAGGAGCATTTGCAATCCGCATATTCGGTGCGGAGTCTGTACATGCTGGCCAGAGTGTTATTGAAGCAGGAGCAGGCGGATGAGGGCCGGTTTTGGCTTCATAAAGCGCTGAACGCCGCAGACGAAAAAAATGAACCTGTGTACACCCAAAAACTGCGCATCTTACAGCATGTCTTTATTGATCACAGTGAAGAAGCGCTTGAATCAGCGTTCGCCGAGTTAAAAAAGAAAGAACTGTGGAGTGACGTTTCCGATTTATCGTATCAGGCCGCTGCGCATTTTAAAAAACAGGAGAATTACAAACTGGCGGCGAAGTATTTCCAAGAATCAATAGATGCTAATGACCAAATTTTGAGATTGACGGAGGGGATTCGTAATGAAAACATGTAA
- a CDS encoding SdpI family protein yields the protein MKKYIFSAGLIVLTVLTWAFTYSSLPDNLAIHWGLNGSANDYQAKANAMMMLIGIMIIIYILMVIIPKIDPKNNYKTFIGPYMAIFNTMFAVMFVINLMIILTGLGYDLPISYLGSFIVGVIFMVFGNFIQIVKPNFFLGIRTPWTLSSEKVWKDTHRVSSKLFVLAGIIMMLSAFFPPVYRISAIFIAAIGCIIFSVLSSYIVYQRQLNK from the coding sequence ATGAAAAAATATATCTTTTCGGCAGGACTCATTGTTTTAACTGTTTTAACATGGGCTTTCACATATTCATCTTTACCGGACAATTTGGCGATACACTGGGGATTAAACGGAAGTGCAAATGATTACCAAGCTAAAGCTAATGCGATGATGATGCTTATTGGCATAATGATTATTATATATATTTTAATGGTTATCATCCCTAAGATTGATCCTAAAAATAACTACAAAACATTTATCGGGCCATATATGGCTATATTTAATACAATGTTTGCGGTAATGTTTGTCATTAATCTTATGATCATCTTGACCGGCCTGGGATATGACCTCCCTATATCTTATTTAGGAAGCTTTATAGTGGGCGTTATTTTTATGGTGTTTGGAAACTTTATTCAGATAGTTAAGCCTAATTTCTTTTTAGGGATAAGAACACCGTGGACGCTGAGCAGTGAAAAAGTTTGGAAGGATACACACAGGGTTAGTTCAAAACTTTTTGTCTTAGCGGGCATTATCATGATGCTTTCAGCTTTTTTTCCGCCAGTGTATAGAATATCAGCCATTTTCATTGCTGCAATCGGCTGTATCATATTTTCTGTATTAAGTTCTTATATTGTATATCAAAGACAATTGAATAAATAA
- a CDS encoding sigma-54 interaction domain-containing protein, producing MNVKTIGRGIDLHTTSEFFTLVLQSILEEIDVGLHVVDEKGSTVIYNKKMMQIEDMDERDVLHKNLTDVFMFSNQQDSTLVQALQEGKTIKNVKQSYFNNKGQEITTINHTFPIVQNGEIKGAVEIAKDVTKLERLIRENMHRKEQNSYTFDSILGNSPVIREVIENAKRATRTSSSVLLAGETGTGKELFAQSIHNGSQRSGAPFISQNCAALPDSLVESILFGTKKGAFTGAIDQPGLFEQAQGGTLLLDEINSLNLSLQAKLLRALQEKKIRRIGSAQDKPIDVRIIATMNEDPITAISEERLRKDLYYRLSVVTLIIPPLRERKEDILPLAEVFIQKNNHLFQMHVDSISDDVQQFFLEYDWPGNIRELEHMIEGAMNFMTDETTITAAHLPYQYRMKIKPADTDAKAAPNTQPGTDLKGKMENFEKYMIENILRKHRNNISKTAHELGISRQSLQYRLKKFGLERMK from the coding sequence ATGAATGTTAAGACGATTGGGAGGGGAATTGACCTGCACACAACCAGCGAATTTTTCACACTCGTATTACAAAGCATTCTGGAAGAGATTGATGTCGGGCTGCATGTGGTAGACGAAAAGGGCAGCACCGTCATTTACAATAAGAAAATGATGCAGATTGAAGATATGGATGAACGGGACGTCCTGCATAAAAATCTGACTGATGTATTTATGTTTTCCAATCAGCAGGACAGCACGCTCGTTCAGGCCCTTCAGGAAGGCAAAACGATTAAAAATGTGAAGCAAAGCTATTTCAATAACAAAGGCCAGGAAATCACGACGATCAATCATACCTTTCCGATTGTGCAAAACGGGGAGATCAAGGGCGCCGTGGAAATCGCCAAGGACGTCACCAAGCTCGAACGGCTGATCAGGGAGAACATGCACAGAAAAGAACAGAACAGCTATACGTTTGACAGCATTCTCGGCAACAGTCCGGTCATCCGGGAAGTCATCGAAAACGCAAAACGGGCAACCCGCACGTCTTCATCCGTGCTTTTGGCGGGTGAGACGGGAACAGGAAAAGAACTGTTCGCCCAAAGCATTCACAACGGCAGCCAGCGCTCAGGCGCCCCGTTCATATCACAAAACTGTGCCGCCTTGCCGGACAGTCTGGTCGAAAGTATTTTATTCGGCACGAAAAAAGGCGCCTTTACCGGAGCCATAGACCAGCCCGGCTTATTTGAGCAGGCACAGGGCGGCACCCTGCTGCTGGATGAGATCAACTCTCTCAATCTCAGCCTGCAGGCCAAACTGCTCCGCGCCCTTCAGGAAAAGAAAATCAGGCGCATCGGGTCAGCTCAGGACAAACCGATTGACGTCCGTATTATCGCCACGATGAATGAAGACCCGATCACCGCCATTTCGGAAGAGCGGCTGCGCAAAGATTTATATTACCGATTAAGCGTTGTCACGCTGATCATTCCGCCGCTCCGGGAGCGCAAAGAGGACATTCTGCCGCTGGCTGAAGTATTTATCCAGAAAAACAATCACCTGTTCCAAATGCATGTCGATTCGATCAGTGACGATGTGCAGCAATTCTTCCTGGAATATGACTGGCCGGGCAACATCCGTGAGCTTGAACATATGATTGAAGGCGCCATGAACTTTATGACGGATGAAACGACGATTACGGCGGCCCACCTGCCTTATCAATACCGCATGAAAATCAAACCGGCTGACACGGATGCCAAAGCCGCTCCAAACACCCAGCCCGGCACCGATTTAAAAGGTAAAATGGAGAATTTTGAAAAATATATGATCGAAAACATTCTGCGAAAACACCGCAACAACATATCCAAAACGGCACACGAGCTCGGTATCAGCAGACAGAGCCTGCAATACCGCCTGAAAAAATTCGGGCTGGAGCGGATGAAATGA
- a CDS encoding YiiX/YebB-like N1pC/P60 family cysteine hydrolase, translated as MCKKLFKAVLPFALSFTMVLSFSGMNVKAKETETSRYAKEIAELQQGTTPQDVLQSAKELAKQKHVSTEAILKQFHQEITADKVQGDVNASKEGLSAMGGSSGTKKLPKSTKGNIYYTNSYTAYYNHGHVGMYSAADKIVESVPGDGVRQIAYNGREVEDNSIVQTVKVTDAQKQAAADWAVSRVGDEYSFNFVNNRNTGHEGAKNCSKLLWSAFLLKAGIDIDSNGGLGVYPRDITSSPYTTTILTIN; from the coding sequence ATGTGTAAAAAGCTGTTCAAAGCCGTCCTCCCGTTTGCCCTGTCATTCACCATGGTTCTGTCCTTCTCCGGTATGAATGTAAAAGCGAAAGAAACAGAAACATCCCGCTATGCAAAAGAAATCGCAGAGCTTCAGCAGGGCACGACCCCTCAAGACGTTCTCCAATCAGCCAAAGAGCTCGCCAAACAGAAGCACGTGTCAACAGAAGCGATTCTCAAGCAGTTTCATCAAGAAATTACGGCAGACAAGGTGCAAGGAGATGTAAACGCTTCCAAAGAAGGGCTATCTGCGATGGGCGGATCGTCAGGCACCAAAAAACTTCCGAAAAGCACAAAAGGCAATATTTATTACACGAACTCATACACGGCCTATTACAACCACGGCCATGTCGGCATGTATTCTGCCGCTGATAAGATCGTCGAATCCGTACCGGGAGACGGCGTCCGCCAAATCGCCTATAACGGAAGAGAAGTCGAGGATAATTCAATCGTACAAACCGTGAAAGTCACCGATGCCCAAAAACAAGCCGCTGCTGACTGGGCCGTATCACGAGTCGGCGACGAGTACTCCTTCAACTTCGTCAATAACCGAAATACAGGCCATGAAGGCGCCAAAAACTGCTCGAAACTGCTGTGGTCAGCGTTCCTCCTAAAAGCCGGAATCGACATTGACTCTAACGGCGGCCTGGGCGTATATCCGCGCGACATCACAAGCTCACCTTATACGACAACGATTCTCACCATTAACTAA
- a CDS encoding aldo/keto reductase, with translation MKYRTIGSMRVSSLGLGCMGMSEYYGSQSEEESISTLHHAVHLGVNLFDTADQYGLGANEELVGRALAPYRKELYLATKFGYVRSEKGEFIEINGRPDYVKKACDASLKRLGTDYIDLYYLHRVDPRVPIEETVGAMKELVEEGKVRYIGLSEASPETIRRAGRIHPIAALQSEYSLWSREAEEHVLPACRELGISFVPYSPLGRGFLTGKMTSTDQLDADDYRRRTPRFQGDNLAVNIRLVQKLTDIAREMNMTAPQLALAWVLANGDDLIPIPGTKKKHYLEENLAALDITLPEEVKAQLDEMFPIGTAAGERYPHHMMTLLDE, from the coding sequence ATGAAATACAGAACAATCGGTTCGATGCGGGTTTCCTCATTGGGGTTAGGGTGCATGGGCATGTCGGAATACTACGGCAGCCAGAGTGAGGAAGAGTCCATTTCCACACTGCATCATGCCGTTCATCTCGGGGTGAATTTGTTTGATACGGCTGATCAATATGGATTGGGCGCGAATGAAGAGCTTGTCGGCAGAGCGCTTGCCCCGTACAGAAAGGAGCTTTACCTCGCAACTAAATTCGGCTATGTCCGAAGTGAAAAGGGCGAGTTTATTGAAATCAACGGCCGGCCCGATTATGTCAAAAAAGCGTGTGACGCCAGTCTGAAACGCCTCGGGACGGATTATATCGACCTTTATTATCTGCACCGGGTTGATCCGCGGGTGCCGATTGAAGAGACTGTCGGCGCTATGAAGGAGCTAGTTGAAGAAGGAAAGGTGAGGTATATCGGCCTGTCAGAGGCTTCCCCAGAAACGATCAGGCGCGCCGGCCGCATCCATCCGATTGCCGCGCTTCAATCAGAGTATTCTTTATGGAGCAGGGAAGCGGAGGAGCATGTGCTGCCCGCCTGCCGCGAGCTCGGCATCTCATTTGTGCCTTACAGTCCGCTCGGCAGAGGTTTTCTGACCGGAAAGATGACGTCGACAGATCAGCTTGATGCCGACGATTACAGAAGAAGAACACCGAGATTTCAGGGAGACAATTTGGCGGTGAATATAAGACTCGTCCAAAAACTGACCGACATTGCCCGGGAAATGAATATGACCGCGCCTCAGCTTGCGCTCGCATGGGTTCTCGCAAACGGTGATGATCTCATCCCGATTCCGGGTACAAAAAAGAAACATTACTTGGAAGAGAACCTTGCCGCTCTTGACATTACGCTTCCCGAAGAAGTGAAGGCGCAGTTGGATGAGATGTTTCCGATCGGCACGGCGGCCGGCGAGCGTTATCCGCATCATATGATGACATTGTTAGATGAATAA
- a CDS encoding GNAT family N-acetyltransferase: protein MAITLQPMTEQEFQSYLAHSTKHYAEEKIKAGTWLPEEAPELAEWTFKDLLPDGLETADHYLWTLTLDGKDNAGWLWLHADPDNPQQDAFIYDFGLHPPYRGKGYAKEAIARLEDKAKDLGVRKLSLHVFAHNETARKLYEKTGFLETDVIMSKKLS, encoded by the coding sequence ATGGCTATCACACTGCAGCCGATGACAGAGCAAGAATTTCAATCCTATCTCGCCCATTCAACAAAGCATTACGCTGAAGAAAAGATAAAAGCGGGAACGTGGCTGCCTGAAGAAGCGCCGGAACTAGCAGAATGGACATTTAAAGATCTGCTTCCTGACGGCTTGGAGACGGCTGACCACTATTTATGGACGCTGACATTGGACGGAAAGGACAATGCCGGCTGGCTGTGGCTGCACGCCGATCCGGACAACCCGCAGCAGGACGCATTTATTTATGATTTCGGCCTTCATCCTCCTTATCGCGGCAAAGGCTATGCAAAAGAGGCGATCGCAAGGCTGGAGGACAAGGCAAAAGACCTGGGTGTCCGCAAGCTTTCTCTCCATGTGTTCGCTCATAACGAAACGGCGCGGAAGCTGTATGAGAAGACGGGATTCCTGGAGACGGATGTAATCATGAGCAAAAAGCTGTCATGA
- a CDS encoding autorepressor SdpR family transcription factor produces the protein MNKAFKALADPTRRRILDLLKKQDMTAGEIAEHFEMSKPSISHHLNILKNTDLVHDERKGQFIMYSLNTTVLQDLIGWFFSLAEPEHDKKKGGES, from the coding sequence TTGAATAAAGCATTTAAAGCACTAGCCGATCCTACAAGGAGAAGAATTTTAGATTTATTGAAGAAACAAGACATGACAGCTGGTGAAATTGCGGAACACTTCGAAATGTCAAAACCCAGTATTTCTCATCATCTTAACATATTGAAAAATACTGATTTAGTTCACGATGAGAGGAAAGGTCAATTTATTATGTATTCATTAAATACCACTGTATTACAGGATCTTATAGGCTGGTTCTTTTCTTTGGCTGAACCAGAACATGATAAGAAGAAAGGCGGGGAATCATGA
- a CDS encoding MFS transporter, protein MRNRNLLYFSGFFGNFFFERGIWILYLTSMNYSLFLVGILQSVLNLAMFLAEVPSGVISDRIGRKKSLLLGHFMVIVYLAMFLSFHNFIALFIAHIIYGVGLTFISGTDHAFLFDSLKEQGKEKWYGKSIGNYNGLVILGLAIAMGIGGYLQEISWAYVFIAGIVTQLIAMAVITQLTEIKFENSEHETQTVGDILKEVKDFFRLNKAFKYLVLSLSVFFALTSVFYMYGQDLLSQEGLSVRNISIIFAGLSILQALCSIFSSKPAEKFTPRRVLLLTFCIIGAAYLFIPSGSLYVTIAAFVVINALYDVIEPVSSQVVNNEIPSRTRATLLSIISLMTSLFMFIAFPFIGFLTDYFDSALLLTAIGVLSILLSLFMMLSFYRLKASVAIQNKVEL, encoded by the coding sequence GTGCGGAATAGAAATTTGCTTTACTTCTCCGGTTTTTTCGGAAACTTTTTTTTCGAACGGGGGATTTGGATTTTATATTTAACAAGTATGAATTATTCGTTGTTTCTTGTGGGCATCCTGCAATCGGTCTTGAATTTGGCGATGTTTCTGGCGGAAGTGCCAAGCGGCGTCATCTCGGACAGAATCGGGAGAAAAAAATCGCTCTTGCTCGGCCATTTTATGGTCATTGTCTATTTGGCGATGTTCCTGAGCTTTCATAACTTCATCGCCCTCTTCATCGCCCATATTATATACGGCGTCGGGCTGACGTTTATATCAGGAACGGATCACGCCTTTTTGTTTGATTCACTGAAAGAACAAGGGAAGGAAAAGTGGTACGGCAAATCCATCGGAAACTATAACGGACTTGTCATACTCGGTCTTGCGATCGCCATGGGCATCGGCGGTTACTTACAGGAAATATCATGGGCTTATGTGTTTATCGCGGGGATTGTGACTCAGCTGATTGCAATGGCGGTCATTACACAGCTGACGGAAATCAAATTTGAAAACAGTGAACACGAAACGCAGACGGTCGGTGACATCTTAAAAGAAGTCAAAGATTTCTTCAGGCTGAACAAAGCCTTTAAATATCTGGTGCTGTCACTCTCTGTTTTCTTTGCGCTCACATCGGTTTTTTATATGTACGGACAAGATCTGTTAAGTCAGGAAGGGCTGTCCGTGCGCAATATATCCATTATTTTTGCGGGACTGTCCATCTTGCAGGCGCTGTGCTCCATCTTTTCTTCAAAGCCGGCGGAAAAATTCACGCCGAGGCGCGTGCTTCTGCTGACATTCTGCATCATCGGGGCAGCCTATCTGTTTATACCTTCAGGCAGTCTGTATGTGACGATTGCCGCTTTTGTCGTCATTAATGCGCTCTATGATGTGATAGAGCCCGTATCCAGTCAGGTAGTGAATAATGAGATTCCGTCAAGAACGAGAGCCACGCTGCTGTCAATTATCAGTTTGATGACCTCTCTCTTCATGTTCATTGCCTTTCCGTTTATCGGATTCTTAACGGATTATTTTGATTCAGCCTTGCTGCTGACCGCAATCGGGGTATTATCCATCTTATTGTCGCTGTTTATGATGCTCAGCTTTTACAGACTGAAAGCGAGTGTCGCCATCCAGAATAAAGTCGAGCTTTGA